One Prosthecobacter sp. SYSU 5D2 genomic window carries:
- the araD gene encoding L-arabinonate dehydratase, whose protein sequence is MSHPSKPHHSESDEHCAERKTPEQLRSWRWYGRDELRSFGHRSRAKQSGWGAEDYVGKPVIGILNTWSEQNSCHMHLKLTADGVRRGILQAGGHPMEIPVLSAGEMLTKPTAMFHRNLLAMETEEVLRGNPLDGAVLLGGCDKSTPGLLMGAFSMDIPVIYMPCGPMIKGNWRGETLGSGSDVWKYWDEKRAGNLSWEQWCEIEDGIARSPGHCMTMGTASTLTALAETLGLVIPGASSVPAVDAAHVRLAAVAGRQIVENAWNDLRPSKIVTERSFENAIAVDMALGGSTNAIVHLVAMAGRLGIKLPLEKFDEISRRIPLLANMRPAGKYLMDEFYVAGGLRALLNGMRELLHMDVLTITGKTLGENVAGCEIYQPDVIRTPADPIQPDGGTAILRGNLCPDGAVIKHAAATPELCQHTGPALVFDSYPEMKAQIDNLDLDVTKDTVLILRNAGPVGAPGMPEWGQLPIPKKLILQGIRDMVRLSDCRMSGTSYGACALHIAPESAVGGPLALVKNGDLIELDVPNRKLHLHVSDEELAKRRAEWKPAPQRYHRGYAKLFVDHVTQANEGADFDFLQHHPEGVPEPEIY, encoded by the coding sequence ATGAGCCACCCTTCTAAACCGCATCACTCGGAGAGTGATGAACACTGTGCTGAACGCAAAACACCGGAACAGTTGCGCTCTTGGCGCTGGTATGGGCGGGATGAACTGCGGTCGTTTGGCCATCGCTCGCGGGCGAAGCAGTCGGGGTGGGGGGCGGAGGATTATGTGGGGAAACCGGTGATCGGTATTTTGAATACCTGGTCGGAACAGAACTCCTGCCACATGCACCTGAAGCTGACGGCGGACGGGGTGCGGCGGGGCATCCTGCAGGCGGGGGGGCATCCGATGGAGATCCCGGTGCTGTCTGCGGGGGAGATGCTGACGAAACCGACAGCGATGTTTCACCGCAACCTGCTGGCGATGGAGACGGAGGAGGTACTGCGAGGGAATCCGCTGGACGGGGCGGTGCTGCTGGGCGGCTGTGACAAGTCCACGCCGGGACTATTAATGGGTGCCTTCAGCATGGACATCCCGGTGATCTACATGCCCTGCGGACCGATGATCAAAGGCAACTGGCGGGGCGAGACGCTGGGGTCCGGCAGTGATGTGTGGAAGTATTGGGATGAGAAACGCGCAGGCAATCTGAGCTGGGAGCAGTGGTGCGAGATCGAGGACGGGATCGCCCGCAGTCCGGGGCACTGCATGACGATGGGAACGGCCTCTACCCTGACGGCGCTGGCGGAGACGCTGGGACTGGTGATCCCAGGGGCATCTTCCGTGCCGGCGGTGGATGCGGCGCATGTGCGGCTGGCGGCAGTAGCGGGGCGGCAGATCGTGGAGAATGCGTGGAATGACCTGCGGCCCTCGAAGATCGTCACGGAGCGTTCCTTTGAAAATGCCATAGCGGTGGACATGGCGCTGGGGGGCAGTACAAACGCGATCGTCCACCTGGTGGCGATGGCGGGGCGGCTGGGCATCAAGCTGCCCTTGGAGAAGTTCGACGAGATCAGCCGGCGCATCCCGCTGCTGGCGAACATGCGGCCGGCGGGCAAGTATCTGATGGATGAATTTTACGTGGCGGGTGGTCTGCGGGCCCTGCTGAACGGGATGAGGGAGCTTCTGCACATGGATGTGCTGACCATCACGGGCAAGACCCTGGGCGAGAATGTGGCGGGCTGCGAGATCTATCAGCCGGATGTGATCCGCACGCCTGCGGACCCGATCCAGCCGGACGGCGGCACGGCGATCCTGCGGGGCAACCTGTGCCCGGACGGAGCGGTGATCAAACATGCGGCGGCGACACCGGAGCTGTGCCAGCACACGGGCCCGGCGCTGGTCTTCGACAGCTATCCGGAGATGAAGGCGCAGATTGACAACCTGGACCTGGACGTGACGAAGGACACGGTTTTGATCCTGCGCAATGCGGGGCCGGTGGGTGCACCGGGCATGCCGGAATGGGGACAACTCCCGATCCCGAAGAAGCTGATCCTGCAGGGCATCCGCGACATGGTGCGGCTGTCCGACTGCCGGATGAGCGGGACGAGCTACGGGGCCTGCGCGCTCCACATTGCTCCGGAAAGCGCCGTGGGCGGGCCGCTGGCGCTGGTGAAGAACGGAGACCTCATCGAGCTGGATGTGCCTAACCGGAAGTTGCACCTGCATGTGAGTGACGAGGAGCTGGCGAAACGGCGGGCGGAATGGAAACCGGCACCGCAGCGGTATCATCGCGGGTATGCGAAGCTGTTCGTGGACCACGTGACCCAGGCGAACGAGGGAGCGGATTTTGACTTCCTGCAGCATCATCCGGAAGGGGTGCCGGAGCCGGAGATTTATTGA
- a CDS encoding GTP-binding protein, whose protein sequence is MQVTILSGFLGSGKTTLLRRLLREQSGVRVGVIVNDMAGLEVDGDLVRGGHRVSEAAGTLISLHSGSMSGDRREAFAQVLDAWQDKELEHLIIETSGSTHPWALIEEIIQRPAYRLCTFATLVDVRAFVEDYGAGKRLFELLIANEEKGIRSTANLLAEQIQMASMILLTKMDRVKEDDLSFVLKCLRLLNPDAEVQAVMHGQISPQKLMGAGDYDLQRARAVSATWRQEDLHSLGDTAGYNIVSTVICDARPFHPQRLWQQFQTRLGLGIHRSKGFVWMASRDEQVLLWNQAAGGIDLELLAYWKAALVKDPLGKLHPEEKAELARQVKLAHPRFGDRLNELTVIGTMQESEVFVRELQDCFCTEKEIHQWENGGTFEDPWPKELRHVA, encoded by the coding sequence ATGCAGGTCACGATTCTCTCAGGCTTTCTTGGTTCGGGCAAAACGACACTTCTGCGGCGGCTGCTGCGGGAACAGAGCGGCGTACGCGTGGGGGTCATCGTGAATGACATGGCGGGGCTGGAGGTGGACGGGGATCTGGTGCGGGGAGGGCACCGGGTCTCGGAGGCGGCGGGCACTTTGATCAGCCTGCATTCAGGCTCCATGAGCGGAGACCGGCGGGAGGCGTTTGCCCAGGTGCTGGATGCGTGGCAGGACAAGGAGCTGGAACATCTCATCATCGAAACCTCCGGCAGCACGCACCCCTGGGCCTTGATCGAGGAGATCATCCAACGCCCGGCCTACCGGTTGTGCACCTTTGCCACCCTGGTGGATGTGCGGGCGTTTGTGGAGGACTATGGAGCGGGAAAGAGGCTCTTTGAGCTGCTGATCGCCAATGAGGAAAAGGGAATCCGCAGCACGGCCAACCTGCTGGCGGAGCAGATCCAGATGGCCAGCATGATCCTGCTGACGAAGATGGACCGGGTGAAGGAGGATGACCTGTCGTTTGTGCTCAAATGCCTGCGTCTGCTGAATCCCGACGCGGAGGTCCAGGCCGTGATGCATGGCCAGATTTCTCCGCAAAAGCTCATGGGAGCGGGGGATTATGACCTCCAGCGTGCACGCGCCGTATCGGCAACCTGGCGGCAGGAAGACCTGCACAGCCTGGGGGACACGGCGGGCTACAACATCGTGAGCACGGTGATCTGCGATGCCAGGCCCTTTCACCCGCAGCGGCTCTGGCAGCAGTTTCAAACCCGCCTGGGGCTGGGCATTCACCGCAGCAAAGGGTTTGTCTGGATGGCCTCCCGGGATGAGCAGGTGCTGCTGTGGAACCAGGCGGCGGGCGGCATAGACCTGGAACTGCTGGCCTACTGGAAGGCGGCGCTAGTGAAAGACCCGCTGGGCAAACTGCATCCCGAAGAAAAGGCGGAGCTGGCCCGTCAGGTGAAGTTGGCGCATCCCCGGTTTGGCGACCGTCTGAATGAATTGACGGTCATCGGCACGATGCAGGAGAGCGAGGTATTTGTGCGGGAGCTGCAGGACTGCTTTTGCACGGAGAAGGAGATCCACCAGTGGGAAAATGGCGGGACGTTTGAGGACCCCTGGCCGAAGGAGCTGAGGCATGTCGCGTGA